In one Pseudomonas hydrolytica genomic region, the following are encoded:
- the pepP gene encoding Xaa-Pro aminopeptidase — MISIPKSEYARRRKALMAQMEPNSIAILPAAPVYIRNRDVEHVYRQDSDFQYLTGFPEPEAVMALIPGREHGEYVLFCRERDPERELWDGLRAGQDGAIATYGADDAFPIGDIDDILPGLIEGRERVYYAIGCNQEFDHRLMEWINHIRAKARQGASPPNEFVALDHLLHDMRLYKSAAEVKVMREAAEISARAHVRAMQASRAGLSEYHLEAELDYEFRKGGAKMPAYGSIVAAGRNACILHYRENDAPLKDGDLVLIDAGCEIDCYASDITRTFPVNGKFSAEQKAIYELVLAAQEAAFKEIAPGKHWNEAHEATVRVITKGLVELGLLSGEVDELIASEAYKAFYMHRAGHWLGMDVHDVGDYKVGGEWRVLEPGMAMTVEPGIYIAADNDKVAKKWRGIGVRIEDDVVVTRTGCEILTGGVPKTVAEIEALMAAARAQAA, encoded by the coding sequence TTGATCAGCATCCCCAAGTCCGAATACGCCCGTCGGCGCAAGGCGCTGATGGCGCAGATGGAGCCCAACAGCATCGCCATCCTGCCGGCCGCGCCGGTGTACATCCGCAACCGCGACGTCGAGCACGTCTATCGTCAGGACAGCGATTTTCAGTACCTCACCGGCTTCCCCGAGCCGGAAGCGGTGATGGCGCTGATTCCGGGGCGCGAGCATGGCGAGTACGTGCTGTTCTGCCGCGAGCGTGACCCCGAGCGCGAGCTGTGGGACGGCCTGCGCGCCGGGCAGGATGGGGCGATCGCCACCTACGGCGCCGACGATGCCTTCCCCATCGGCGATATCGACGACATCCTCCCCGGGCTGATCGAAGGCCGCGAGCGCGTCTACTACGCCATCGGCTGCAACCAGGAGTTCGACCACCGGCTGATGGAGTGGATCAACCATATCCGTGCCAAGGCCCGTCAGGGCGCCTCGCCGCCCAACGAGTTCGTCGCCCTCGACCATCTGCTGCACGACATGCGCCTGTACAAGAGCGCGGCGGAAGTGAAGGTGATGCGCGAGGCTGCCGAGATCAGCGCGCGTGCCCACGTGCGCGCCATGCAGGCCAGCCGCGCCGGGCTGTCCGAATACCATCTGGAAGCCGAACTGGATTACGAATTCCGCAAGGGCGGGGCGAAGATGCCGGCCTACGGCAGCATCGTCGCCGCCGGCAGGAATGCCTGCATCCTGCATTACCGCGAGAACGATGCGCCGCTCAAGGACGGCGACCTGGTGCTGATCGACGCCGGCTGCGAGATCGACTGCTACGCCAGTGACATCACCCGCACCTTCCCGGTCAACGGCAAGTTCTCCGCCGAGCAGAAGGCCATCTACGAGCTGGTCCTGGCCGCGCAGGAAGCCGCGTTCAAGGAGATCGCCCCGGGCAAGCACTGGAACGAGGCGCACGAGGCCACCGTGCGGGTGATCACCAAGGGCCTGGTGGAGCTCGGCCTGCTCAGCGGCGAGGTGGACGAACTGATCGCCAGCGAGGCCTACAAGGCCTTCTACATGCACCGCGCCGGCCACTGGCTGGGCATGGACGTACACGATGTCGGCGACTACAAGGTCGGTGGCGAGTGGCGCGTGCTCGAGCCAGGCATGGCCATGACCGTGGAGCCGGGCATCTACATCGCCGCCGACAACGACAAGGTCGCCAAGAAGTGGCGCGGCATCGGCGTGCGCATCGAGGACGACGTGGTGGTGACCAGGACCGGTTGCGAGATTCTCACCGGTGGCGTGCCCAAGACCGTGGCCGAGATCGAGGCGCTGATGGCCGCTGCGCGCGCTCAGGCCGCCTGA
- a CDS encoding HlyD family secretion protein — protein sequence MKKPPHLPYLLATGLAVLAALAWWQLRPDGLGEGFASGNGRIEATEVDVATKLAGRIASIEVDEGDFVEPGQVLARMDTQALEAQLAQARAQLRQAENGQNTAASQIRLRESEKLSAEAMVRQRQAELEAARKRHARSATLVQRNAMAQQQLDDDLARLQSAEAALTAARAQVSSAEAGIAAAQSQAIEAQSATEAARASVERLQVDIDDGLLRAPRTGRVQYRVTQPGEVLGAGGKLLNLVDLTDVYMTFFLPERQAGRVALGSEVRLVIDAAPQYVIPARVSYVASVAQFTPKTVETANEREKLMFRVKARIDPELLSKHLQQVKTGVPGMAYLRLDPDAEWPAHLAIKVPQ from the coding sequence ATGAAAAAGCCACCTCACCTACCCTATTTGCTTGCCACCGGGCTCGCCGTGCTGGCCGCGCTCGCCTGGTGGCAGCTACGCCCCGACGGCCTGGGCGAAGGGTTCGCCAGCGGTAACGGGCGCATCGAAGCCACCGAAGTGGATGTGGCGACCAAGCTGGCCGGGCGCATCGCCAGCATCGAGGTCGATGAGGGCGATTTCGTCGAGCCAGGCCAGGTTCTCGCGCGCATGGACACCCAGGCGCTCGAAGCCCAGCTGGCCCAGGCCCGCGCCCAGCTGCGCCAGGCCGAGAACGGCCAGAACACCGCGGCCAGCCAGATCCGCCTGCGCGAGAGCGAGAAGCTCAGCGCCGAGGCCATGGTGCGCCAGCGCCAGGCGGAGCTGGAGGCCGCGCGCAAACGTCACGCGCGCAGCGCCACCCTGGTGCAGCGCAACGCCATGGCCCAGCAGCAGCTGGACGACGACCTGGCCCGCCTGCAGAGCGCCGAGGCCGCACTGACAGCCGCACGCGCCCAGGTCAGCTCGGCCGAGGCCGGCATCGCTGCTGCCCAGTCGCAGGCCATCGAGGCGCAATCGGCCACCGAGGCGGCCCGCGCCAGCGTCGAACGGCTGCAGGTGGACATCGACGACGGCCTGCTCAGGGCGCCACGCACCGGCCGCGTGCAGTACCGCGTGACCCAGCCGGGCGAGGTGCTCGGCGCCGGCGGCAAGCTGCTCAATCTGGTGGATCTCACCGACGTCTACATGACCTTCTTCCTGCCCGAGCGCCAGGCCGGCCGCGTTGCCTTGGGCAGCGAGGTGCGCCTGGTGATCGACGCCGCGCCGCAGTACGTGATCCCGGCCAGGGTCAGCTATGTCGCCAGCGTCGCCCAGTTCACGCCGAAGACCGTGGAGACCGCCAACGAGCGCGAGAAACTGATGTTCCGGGTCAAGGCACGCATCGATCCCGAGCTGTTGAGCAAGCACCTGCAGCAGGT
- a CDS encoding 2-octaprenyl-3-methyl-6-methoxy-1,4-benzoquinol hydroxylase, which translates to MRADLIIVGAGMVGSTLALALEHSGLDILIVDGSPLSVSPFAAQAPFEPRVSALSMASQRILERLGVWPGISARRACPYGEMRVWDGSGTGSIHFAAASVHAETLGHIVENRVVQDALLERLHDSQIGLLPGARLEQLRRSGDDWLLTLEGGRQLRAPLLVAADGGNSAVRRLAGCATREWDYLHHAIVTSVRCERPHQATAWQRFTDDGPLAFLPLAGSAGEHWCSIVWSTVPVEAERLMALGDEAFCAELGRAFENRLGKVLHADRRLCIPLRQRHAKRYVEPGLALIGDAAHTIHPLAGQGVNLGFLDAAVLAEVLLHAAARGENLAEERVLSRFERRRMPHNLAMMAAMEGFQRLFQADPLPLRLLRNVGLDLVDGQAEAKALFVRQALGLSGDLPELAKA; encoded by the coding sequence ATGCGCGCGGATCTGATCATCGTCGGTGCCGGTATGGTCGGCAGCACCCTGGCCCTGGCGCTGGAACACAGCGGCCTGGATATCCTGATCGTCGACGGCAGCCCGCTCAGCGTATCGCCGTTCGCTGCGCAGGCGCCGTTCGAGCCACGCGTCAGCGCCCTGTCCATGGCCAGCCAGCGCATTCTCGAGCGCCTCGGCGTCTGGCCGGGCATCAGCGCACGGCGCGCCTGTCCCTACGGCGAGATGCGCGTGTGGGATGGCTCGGGCACCGGCAGCATTCATTTCGCCGCGGCCAGCGTGCATGCCGAGACGCTGGGTCATATCGTCGAGAACCGAGTGGTGCAGGACGCCCTGCTCGAACGCCTGCACGACAGCCAGATCGGCCTGCTGCCGGGGGCACGCCTGGAGCAGCTGCGCCGCTCCGGCGATGACTGGCTGCTGACTCTCGAAGGTGGCCGTCAGCTGCGCGCGCCGCTGCTGGTGGCGGCCGATGGCGGCAACTCGGCGGTACGGCGTCTGGCCGGCTGCGCCACGCGCGAGTGGGATTACCTGCACCACGCCATCGTCACCAGCGTGCGCTGCGAGCGCCCGCACCAGGCCACCGCCTGGCAGCGTTTCACCGACGATGGCCCGCTGGCCTTCCTGCCGCTGGCGGGGTCGGCTGGGGAACACTGGTGCTCGATCGTCTGGTCCACCGTGCCGGTCGAGGCCGAGCGGCTGATGGCGCTTGGTGACGAGGCCTTCTGCGCTGAGCTGGGCAGGGCCTTCGAGAACCGCCTCGGGAAGGTGCTGCACGCCGACCGCCGCCTGTGCATTCCGCTGCGCCAGCGTCATGCCAAGCGCTACGTCGAGCCGGGGCTGGCGTTGATCGGCGACGCCGCGCACACCATCCACCCGCTGGCGGGGCAGGGGGTCAACCTCGGTTTCCTCGATGCCGCGGTGCTCGCCGAGGTGCTGCTGCATGCCGCGGCGCGCGGCGAGAATCTCGCCGAGGAACGTGTGCTGAGCCGCTTCGAACGTCGGCGCATGCCGCACAACCTGGCGATGATGGCGGCGATGGAGGGCTTCCAGCGCCTGTTCCAGGCCGACCCGCTGCCCCTGCGCCTGCTGCGCAACGTCGGTCTCGATCTGGTCGACGGCCAGGCCGAGGCCAAGGCGCTGTTCGTGCGTCAGGCGCTGGGGCTGTCGGGCGACCTGCCGGAGCTGGCGAAGGCCTGA
- the ubiH gene encoding 2-octaprenyl-6-methoxyphenyl hydroxylase, translating to MSRVQLAIIGGGLVGASLALALQETARQRGWRIALIEPFAPGSDYQPSYDARSTALSYGSRLIYERLGVWQAIAQRAEAIQQIHVSDRGRFGATRLLAMEEGVPALGYVVENAWIGHCLWQALDAEVVQWHCPAEVASLQRLDDGYRLNLSDERQLDCDLAVLADGGRSGLREQLGIGVSHRPYGQSAVIANVTPLEAHRGQAFERFTDEGPMALLPLEGNRCALVWTRASADAERLLKLGDAAFLAELQQAFGYRLGALQQVGVRHLYPLALSEASEQVRPHLVVLGNAAHSLHPIAGQGYNLSLRDTLALAEVLQDGSAPLGDFATLQRYLQRQQLDQQLTVGFSDRVTRLFSNAQPLLTAGRNLGLLGLDLLPPAKRWFARQAMGMGTRSL from the coding sequence ATGAGTCGCGTGCAACTGGCGATCATCGGCGGCGGCCTGGTTGGCGCCAGCCTGGCCCTGGCCCTGCAGGAAACGGCGCGCCAGCGTGGCTGGCGCATCGCCCTGATCGAGCCCTTCGCTCCGGGTAGCGACTACCAGCCCAGTTACGACGCGCGCTCCACGGCGCTGTCCTACGGCAGCCGGCTGATCTACGAGCGCCTTGGCGTATGGCAGGCCATCGCTCAGCGCGCCGAGGCGATCCAGCAGATTCACGTGTCCGACCGCGGTCGTTTCGGCGCCACCCGGCTGCTGGCCATGGAGGAGGGCGTGCCCGCGCTCGGCTACGTGGTGGAGAACGCCTGGATCGGCCATTGCCTGTGGCAGGCGCTGGACGCCGAGGTGGTGCAGTGGCACTGCCCGGCCGAGGTGGCCAGCCTGCAGCGTCTGGACGACGGCTATCGCCTGAACCTCAGCGACGAGCGCCAGCTCGACTGCGACCTGGCCGTGCTGGCCGATGGCGGCCGTTCCGGCTTGCGCGAGCAGCTGGGCATCGGCGTCAGCCACCGGCCTTACGGGCAGAGCGCAGTGATCGCCAACGTCACGCCGCTGGAAGCGCATCGTGGGCAGGCCTTCGAGCGCTTCACCGATGAGGGGCCGATGGCCCTGCTGCCACTGGAAGGCAACCGCTGTGCACTGGTCTGGACCCGCGCCAGCGCCGACGCCGAGCGTCTGCTCAAGCTGGGCGATGCGGCCTTCCTCGCCGAGCTGCAGCAGGCCTTCGGTTACCGCCTCGGCGCCCTGCAGCAGGTCGGTGTGCGGCATCTTTATCCGCTGGCGCTGAGCGAAGCCAGCGAGCAGGTGCGGCCGCATTTGGTGGTACTGGGCAACGCCGCACACAGCCTGCACCCCATCGCCGGGCAGGGCTACAACCTGTCGCTGCGCGACACCCTGGCACTGGCCGAGGTGCTGCAGGACGGCAGCGCGCCGCTCGGCGATTTCGCCACGCTGCAGCGCTACCTGCAGCGCCAGCAGCTGGACCAGCAACTGACCGTGGGTTTCTCCGACCGGGTCACCCGGCTGTTCAGCAATGCCCAGCCGCTGCTGACCGCCGGACGCAACCTGGGCCTGCTCGGCCTGGACCTGCTGCCGCCGGCCAAGCGCTGGTTCGCCCGCCAGGCCATGGGCATGGGGACGCGTAGTCTGTGA
- a CDS encoding YecA family protein, translating to MSTSSSPYAAFAALLSSAGHSVSPAELHGLLLGRSCAGAGFDADAWLLDAADLLGGEPQDSVRQALIGLQEMVKGELCSEDMAVVLLLPDDETPLAQRAVALGQWCQGFLGGFGLTARDGALSAEAMEVLQDLSAIAQVQSALEESEDGENDYMEVMEYLRVAPLLLFTECAKPAAPAAKPSLH from the coding sequence ATGTCGACTTCCAGCTCCCCCTACGCCGCCTTCGCCGCTCTGCTGAGCAGCGCCGGGCATTCCGTTTCCCCCGCCGAACTGCATGGTCTGCTGCTTGGCCGTAGCTGCGCCGGTGCCGGCTTCGATGCCGATGCCTGGCTGCTCGATGCTGCCGATCTGCTCGGTGGCGAGCCGCAGGACAGCGTGCGCCAGGCGCTGATCGGCCTGCAGGAGATGGTCAAGGGCGAGCTGTGCAGCGAGGACATGGCGGTGGTGCTGCTGTTGCCGGACGATGAAACGCCGCTGGCGCAGCGCGCCGTTGCGCTGGGCCAGTGGTGCCAGGGTTTTCTCGGCGGCTTCGGCCTGACCGCCCGCGACGGCGCCTTGAGCGCCGAGGCCATGGAAGTGTTGCAGGATCTATCCGCCATCGCCCAGGTGCAGAGCGCCCTGGAGGAATCCGAGGATGGCGAGAACGACTACATGGAGGTGATGGAATACCTGCGCGTGGCACCGCTGCTGCTGTTCACCGAATGCGCCAAGCCCGCGGCGCCTGCCGCCAAACCTTCCCTGCACTGA
- a CDS encoding sensor domain-containing diguanylate cyclase — translation MPASSAWPARLALAFLLLVLSGASVLLWRQIEGVQQQRLDERLGYQARTLARQLESTLYLEVDGLERIARLWNRLGRLPRDSWEEEAQRTLAGFPAYQSIQWLGEDLRMRWLLPLAGNEAALSFRLTPDHPNYALAMEARATGEQRFSNSFQLVQGGRGFVLYTPLYREQDGVRVFDGFLQGVFRVEPLMQELLAQLDPGSFNVELLEDGQRLFRHGAVEQAPQRSLQLPLSLLNNQAFSLRLSPTQELLEQLHSPLPGVVLGASLAISLLLVAALALALENSRRAQALQAANRRYKIEETRRQETEQRLHESRERLQLVLDLTDSSHDGLFIFDTTNRELLHMNQATYASLGYRPEQFAQLLRNDPEKLLPGFHRWLEQARQAQRDNLSRIFQRELIRRDGSRQPAEINTQLVQLHGREFLIAVSRDNSERLQLEAQLQRLSQLDGLTGLYNRRYFDQQLPAELRRLRRSGAPLALLMLDIDHFKAYNDALGHLAGDDALRKVSSVLRESLQREGDAACRYGGEEFAIILANTGLDGGEHVAARIHEAIASLAIAHPASPLGRLSLSIGLTVLDPVSDEQPGELVSRSDQALYSAKHRGRNCTYLWQPPAA, via the coding sequence ATGCCGGCCTCTTCCGCCTGGCCGGCGCGCCTGGCGCTGGCCTTTCTCCTGCTGGTGCTGAGCGGCGCCAGTGTACTGCTCTGGCGCCAGATCGAAGGCGTGCAGCAACAGCGCCTGGACGAACGTCTCGGCTACCAGGCCCGTACGCTGGCCCGGCAGCTGGAAAGCACCCTGTACCTGGAAGTGGATGGCCTGGAGCGCATCGCCCGGCTATGGAACCGACTCGGTCGGCTGCCGCGCGACAGCTGGGAAGAAGAGGCGCAGCGCACCCTGGCCGGCTTTCCCGCCTACCAGTCGATCCAGTGGCTGGGCGAGGATCTGCGCATGCGCTGGCTGCTGCCGCTGGCCGGCAACGAGGCGGCGCTGAGCTTCCGGCTCACCCCCGACCACCCCAACTATGCGCTGGCCATGGAGGCGCGGGCCACCGGTGAGCAGCGCTTTTCCAACAGCTTCCAGCTGGTCCAGGGCGGCCGTGGCTTCGTGCTCTACACCCCGCTGTACCGCGAACAGGATGGCGTGCGGGTATTCGACGGTTTCCTCCAGGGCGTGTTTCGCGTCGAACCGCTGATGCAGGAGCTGTTGGCCCAGCTCGATCCCGGATCCTTCAATGTGGAGCTGCTGGAGGACGGCCAGCGCCTGTTCCGCCACGGCGCTGTGGAACAGGCGCCGCAGCGCAGCCTGCAGCTGCCGCTGAGCCTGCTCAACAACCAGGCTTTCAGTCTGCGCCTGAGCCCCACCCAGGAGCTGCTCGAGCAGCTGCACAGCCCGCTGCCCGGCGTGGTGCTCGGTGCCAGCCTGGCCATCAGCCTGCTGCTGGTCGCAGCATTGGCCCTGGCCCTGGAGAACAGCCGGCGAGCCCAGGCCCTGCAGGCTGCGAACCGGCGCTACAAGATCGAGGAAACACGCCGCCAGGAGACCGAACAACGCCTGCACGAGAGCCGCGAACGCCTGCAACTGGTGCTCGACCTGACCGATTCCAGCCACGACGGCCTGTTCATCTTCGACACCACCAACCGCGAGCTGCTGCACATGAACCAGGCCACCTACGCCAGCCTGGGCTACCGCCCCGAGCAGTTCGCCCAGCTGCTGCGCAACGATCCGGAAAAGCTGCTGCCCGGCTTTCACCGCTGGCTGGAGCAGGCACGCCAGGCGCAACGCGACAACCTCTCGCGGATCTTCCAGCGCGAACTGATCCGCCGCGACGGCAGCCGCCAGCCGGCCGAGATCAACACCCAGCTGGTGCAGCTGCACGGCCGCGAGTTCCTCATCGCGGTGTCGCGCGACAACAGCGAGCGCCTGCAACTGGAGGCCCAGCTGCAGCGCCTGTCGCAGCTCGACGGCCTGACCGGCCTGTACAACCGGCGCTATTTCGACCAGCAGTTGCCGGCCGAACTGCGCCGCCTGCGGCGCAGCGGCGCGCCACTGGCCCTGCTGATGCTGGATATCGACCACTTCAAGGCCTACAACGATGCCCTTGGCCACCTGGCCGGCGACGACGCCCTGCGCAAGGTCAGCAGCGTGCTACGCGAAAGTCTGCAGCGCGAAGGCGACGCGGCCTGTCGCTATGGCGGCGAGGAGTTCGCCATCATCCTGGCCAACACCGGTTTGGATGGCGGTGAGCATGTGGCCGCACGCATCCACGAGGCCATCGCCAGTCTGGCCATCGCCCACCCTGCCAGCCCGCTGGGGCGCCTGAGCCTGAGCATCGGCCTGACAGTGCTCGACCCGGTCAGCGACGAACAGCCCGGCGAGCTGGTTTCCCGCAGCGACCAGGCGCTTTACAGCGCCAAGCATCGCGGCCGAAACTGCACCTACCTGTGGCAGCCGCCTGCCGCTTGA
- a CDS encoding extracellular solute-binding protein, which yields MKARNALLAAFTLSTLATAVQAADEVVVYSARIDELIKPVFDLYTEKTGVKVKFITDKEAPLIARLKAEGANTPADMLITVDAGNLWQAEQEGVLQPTKSDVISANIPAQYRSSTDSWTGLSLRARTIFYSTERVKPEELSTYEALADKNWEGRLCLRTSKKVYNQSLTATLIETHGAEKTEEIVKGWVNNLATDVFPDDTALLQAIDAGQCDVGIANTYYYGRLHKQQPSLKVKPYWPNQNDRGVHVNLAGAGVTKHAPHAEQARKLLEWMTTPEAQTIFAGVNQEFPANPAVAPSDEVAAWGSFKADSIATEVAGTRQAEATMLMDRAGWQ from the coding sequence ATGAAGGCTCGCAACGCGCTTCTCGCTGCATTCACCCTCAGCACCCTGGCTACTGCCGTTCAGGCTGCTGACGAAGTAGTCGTCTACTCCGCCCGGATCGACGAGCTGATCAAGCCGGTATTCGATCTCTACACCGAGAAGACCGGCGTCAAGGTCAAGTTCATCACCGACAAGGAAGCGCCGCTGATTGCCCGCCTCAAGGCCGAAGGTGCCAACACCCCGGCCGACATGCTGATCACCGTCGACGCCGGCAACCTCTGGCAGGCCGAGCAGGAAGGCGTGCTGCAGCCGACCAAGTCCGATGTCATCAGCGCCAACATCCCGGCCCAGTATCGCTCCAGCACCGACAGCTGGACCGGCCTGTCGCTGCGTGCGCGGACCATCTTCTACTCCACCGAGCGGGTCAAGCCGGAAGAGCTGTCCACCTACGAAGCCCTGGCCGACAAGAACTGGGAAGGCCGTCTGTGCCTGCGCACCAGCAAGAAGGTCTACAACCAGTCGCTGACCGCGACCCTGATCGAGACCCACGGCGCCGAGAAGACCGAAGAGATCGTCAAGGGCTGGGTGAACAACCTGGCTACCGACGTGTTCCCGGACGATACCGCGCTGCTGCAGGCCATCGACGCCGGCCAGTGCGACGTCGGCATCGCCAACACCTACTACTACGGTCGCCTGCACAAGCAGCAGCCGAGCCTCAAGGTCAAACCCTACTGGCCGAACCAGAACGACCGCGGCGTGCACGTCAACCTGGCCGGTGCCGGCGTGACCAAGCACGCGCCGCATGCCGAGCAGGCGCGCAAGCTGCTGGAGTGGATGACCACCCCGGAAGCGCAGACCATCTTCGCCGGCGTCAACCAGGAGTTCCCGGCCAACCCGGCGGTCGCGCCGTCGGATGAAGTGGCTGCCTGGGGCAGCTTCAAGGCCGATTCCATCGCCACCGAAGTGGCCGGCACCCGCCAGGCCGAAGCGACCATGCTGATGGATCGCGCCGGCTGGCAATAA
- a CDS encoding TIGR02449 family protein produces the protein MEDADLHVLTAKLELLIQRVEQLKAHNRLLLANEQAWREERAHLIEKNELARHKVESMISRLKALEQDT, from the coding sequence ATGGAAGACGCCGATCTGCACGTATTGACCGCCAAGCTGGAACTGCTGATCCAGCGTGTCGAGCAGCTCAAGGCTCACAACCGACTCCTGCTGGCGAATGAACAGGCCTGGCGCGAGGAACGCGCCCATCTGATCGAAAAGAACGAATTGGCCCGGCACAAGGTCGAATCGATGATTTCGCGCCTCAAAGCCCTGGAGCAGGACACATGA
- a CDS encoding cell division protein ZapA has protein sequence MTQSNTVTVHILDKEYCIACPQDERANLESAARYLDGKMREIRTSGKVIGADRVAVMAALNITHDLLHKQQRLDQDASSTRQQVRDLLDRVDQALADDQAS, from the coding sequence ATGACCCAGTCGAACACCGTGACCGTCCACATCCTGGACAAAGAATATTGCATCGCCTGCCCGCAGGACGAACGCGCCAATCTGGAGAGCGCCGCCCGCTACCTGGACGGCAAGATGCGCGAGATCCGCACCAGCGGCAAGGTGATCGGCGCCGATCGCGTGGCCGTGATGGCCGCGCTGAACATCACCCATGACCTGCTGCACAAGCAGCAGCGCCTGGACCAGGACGCCAGCTCCACCCGCCAGCAGGTACGCGACCTGCTCGACCGCGTCGACCAGGCCCTGGCCGACGATCAGGCCTCCTGA
- a CDS encoding EVE domain-containing protein, with the protein MPYWLMKSEPDELSIHDLQRLGKARWDGVRNYQARNFLRAMRPGDQFFFYHSSCPQPGIAGIGRIAGETYPDPTALDPHSHYHDPKASAEKNPWSALDVEFVEAFAEVLPLQQLKNNPLLVDLALVQRGSRLSVMPVSEAEWATILAMR; encoded by the coding sequence ATGCCTTATTGGCTGATGAAGTCCGAACCCGACGAATTATCCATCCATGACCTGCAGCGACTGGGCAAGGCGCGCTGGGATGGCGTGCGCAATTACCAGGCGCGCAACTTCCTGCGCGCCATGCGCCCCGGCGACCAGTTCTTCTTCTACCACTCCAGTTGCCCCCAGCCCGGGATCGCCGGCATCGGCCGGATTGCCGGCGAGACGTACCCGGACCCGACCGCCCTTGACCCGCACAGCCACTACCACGACCCCAAGGCCAGCGCCGAGAAGAATCCCTGGAGCGCGCTGGACGTGGAGTTCGTCGAAGCCTTCGCCGAGGTGCTGCCGCTGCAGCAGCTGAAGAACAACCCCCTGCTGGTCGACCTGGCGCTGGTACAGCGTGGCAGCCGACTGTCGGTGATGCCGGTGAGCGAAGCTGAATGGGCAACGATTCTCGCCATGCGCTGA
- a CDS encoding 5-formyltetrahydrofolate cyclo-ligase: MTTSSALSRPQLRRLLRQRRRALSASQQRLAARNLYRQLAQSPAFRRARHIALYLPNDGEIDPRPLLAAAQKRGKHTYLPVLSAWPSTKMVFQRFTRHEKLARNRFRILEPRPQPKRQRKVWALDLVLLPLVGFDDRGGRLGMGGGFYDRSLAYLHRRKNWHMPTLLGLAHECQRVDELALASWDVPLQATVTDKAWY; encoded by the coding sequence ATGACAACCTCAAGCGCACTCAGCCGTCCGCAACTGCGCCGCCTGCTGCGCCAGCGCCGTCGTGCGCTCAGCGCCAGCCAGCAGCGCCTGGCCGCCCGCAACCTGTATCGTCAGCTGGCGCAAAGCCCGGCGTTTCGCCGCGCCAGGCATATCGCGCTGTATCTGCCCAACGACGGCGAGATCGATCCGCGCCCGTTGCTGGCCGCCGCGCAGAAGCGCGGCAAGCACACCTATCTGCCGGTACTCAGCGCCTGGCCGAGCACCAAGATGGTGTTTCAGCGCTTCACCAGGCACGAGAAACTGGCGCGCAATCGCTTTCGCATCCTCGAGCCACGCCCGCAGCCCAAACGGCAACGCAAGGTCTGGGCCCTAGACCTGGTGCTGCTGCCGCTGGTGGGTTTCGATGACCGTGGCGGACGCCTGGGCATGGGAGGCGGCTTCTATGACCGCAGCCTGGCCTACCTGCACAGGCGCAAAAATTGGCACATGCCGACGTTATTGGGTCTGGCGCACGAGTGTCAGCGGGTGGATGAACTGGCGCTGGCCAGTTGGGACGTGCCCTTGCAGGCAACGGTGACGGACAAGGCGTGGTACTAG
- a CDS encoding YceK/YidQ family lipoprotein, producing the protein MKHLLQCLLVAALSLSAGCGTMAGRGGTAEPMPVETYKSVNGDLHLLGLRPGPSGSGNAGPVMCLISIVCPLLVVVSLPVDAVIDTLLLPADLLAARE; encoded by the coding sequence ATGAAGCACCTACTGCAATGCCTGCTGGTGGCGGCACTTTCACTGTCTGCGGGCTGCGGCACCATGGCCGGTCGCGGCGGCACCGCAGAGCCGATGCCGGTGGAAACCTACAAGAGCGTCAATGGCGATCTCCATCTGCTGGGATTGCGTCCTGGCCCCAGCGGTAGCGGGAATGCCGGGCCCGTCATGTGCCTGATCAGCATCGTCTGTCCACTTCTGGTCGTGGTGTCGCTGCCAGTGGACGCGGTGATCGATACCCTGCTTCTGCCCGCCGACCTGCTGGCCGCTCGCGAGTGA